The genomic stretch CTCAGGGTAAAATTCAATGGTACAGCTAAACGGGAAGTACGAGATCACATTTCAAGGATTAAAAAGATTAAACTTTAAGATATATTttagatatatttttaaatgtcatatttttgtattttttaattatgcAGCAAGCTCTAAGCAGGAACAAGCTCTGCACAAGCAGTGTGTTCTAAGAACTATGCCTACGTTAAAAATAGACTAAGAGAATAAGAGACctaacctcaaattaaagttttttttttttttttggcaaaatgaTTATTCATTTTGCATAGAGAAGTGGAGCATGTGACCTACCATTGTTCCTGTCCCTGAGGTGGTCGACATCCCGGACAGTATTAATGGAGAGATTATTAATCACACTGCCGGGAGTGACATAAGGGTCAGTTTCAGGGTCAATGTTTGGATATCCTTTCCAAGGCTCACCAGGGCGAAATTCTGTCAAACAAGAAGGACATTAGCATTTCTCAGAAAGCATTTTACCAGCCAAACTCTCAAGAAAGCTACAAAGAAATTCCACAGTGCTCTAAACCCGGGCCAGCTGCTTCATATATTAAGGCCAAATATTTGGTTATACAagtctgttctgtttttttggggcaAATCTGCAGTGTATTTGTGCTTTTAACGTAAAACAGGGAGATCAGCATCGGTGAATATGGACATGCCACCACTGGTTATACATATTGTCAGATATTGTGCACCTGTACATTTAACCAGCCCTAAACTTGACCTGTGACCGTCGCAGTGACAGCGCTGcaataataaaatcaaaataaCTCCTCACCTGGAGGCCAGTTGACATTGCTGGAGCCATGTGGCGATTTGGCACGGTTTGGCCAGCCGTCTCCCACAGATCCAGGAGGGCTGACAGGAGAGTTACTGGTATTCATGAAGTCATACGGACCAAAGGGGGAATCTTCAAGCCTCAGTCCAGAGGAGATAGCACCTGTTCAACAAGAGGGCATTACATCGACCTTTTAGAATCCTCTTTCTCTCAAACACTTAACCTTTAATGGGTTATTTCCACCCTAAATTAGCATCGAAAAAAGAACAGCTCATAGGTTTCTACAATTTCAGATGACACAACGTGCTTAAAAACCTTTGGAATCTACATACATTTCTTGCCACAAATCCAAAAAGTAAGGaaaacattgaacttcaatatactgtacattgttaAACTCTTAAATGATTTGTAAAAGCTTTACACAGCTGAATAATAATAGAAACTGGAGCAAAGTAGTGATAAGGCTATATTCAGTCAATGTGGATCACATGAAATTTGGATGgcaacaccaacaatcattaaaTAGGTCTTAGGATTGAGGGGGGATCAAGTGAGAATGTTTTTCCAACTACTGGAAAAAGCCCAGGGTaaggtaaatggcaaatggactgcatttatatagcactttttccAGAGACTACGGCAACACAAAGGGCATTACaatgaatggtaaattaatgactctcattcacccattcatacacactcgcacaccaacggcaaaaggcaccaaccagcttgtcagggaGGAATTGGGGGTTTGACAACTAGCTCAAGGACACCAACTGCTGGTGACATTACTTACCAGTTTTGCCGGAGTTTTGATCTAGCGGTGAGTTGTCCAAGGCAGTCCATTTCTTCAGCCGGGACTGGGGCTCTTTATAACTAATACTGCCAATATCCAGATTGTTTACATTCAAGTTTGAATTCAAGCCTGCGGGAGGTGAGAAGGGCAGAAATATTTGGACCGtgaaacaatataaaaatatcaaCTTGGGGCAGGGAACACCAAGCTTAGCACATTCTGTCCGTGTCAACTTGACTAACTCTCCGAGGGGTGTGAGGGTGGACCCGTGGCACCCGGCCCAACACCCGGATCAGGTTTATGTTGCCAAGATATTCTAAAATATGACGGCTGGCCCCTGGTCAACTTGACAGACTATCAAAATTATATTCTGAACAGCTCACGGAAGACTACCAGAAAACATTTAATCTTTGCTTTGTTAGGACGGGGAGTGACAAGCTCACTATTGCCAAGCTGCATTAAAGCAGAAGCACCACACATATCTGCTAAGCACAATTTCATAAAACAAATACGCTTAACTTATTGTTGTTgaatttaaccctttcagtctcaaGAGCGCTATATAgcactcaagcgtaactacgGTAAAATTCCAAATGGCACTCTCGACCCAATAACAAAATGACCGCTGtattattgttttgagcccctattaagactgggaaggcggggggggggggggggggttgcagtgcAGTTAGACTGGCAGTAAGTAAAAGCAGGCTCATTCACCTCGTGCTGACACACAGTTGCTCTCGTGGCTGCCGAAGGTCCTCCCAGCCCGGGGGTGGATGGGGGAGCCGGGCGCGGCGTGGCCGTTGCTCTGTGGCGGGCTGTGGAAGCTGTGGCTGTGATTAGCGCCAGCCGGGGGGTAGCCGGGCGCGTGCTGCGCGGAAATCATGGGGTGCTTCGCAGCCTGGTGCAACAGAGAGTCGCCATGCCCTACGCTGGGAGGGGGAGCGAACCCACCTAGAGGGAAGTTACTGAAGGAGCCCAGGGCACTCTGCTCTTTCTGCAGCTCGGCCGCGTTCGGGGGCATGAAGTTCTCCAGGTATGACTTGAGGCCTGACTGGTGTAGCGATGAGGGCTGTGGGGAAGGCTGCTGCTTCATCATGGAAGGATCCAGGTGGCGAGGGGGCTGCATCATCTGCTGGGAGGAGCCCAGAGCTCGGCCCTGTAGGACACCGGCACAGTCAGTACATCCTTGCACAATTTCAGGTAACAACTACAAAAAATTCCGTTTTATGGGTTACACGATATATTCTTTGACAGGAACAGAGACAGAGGGTGCTGAGAAACTGGGACTGACAGATGCAGGAGGCCGATACAGGGAGAGAAGGCCCTACCTGGTGCTCCTGCTGCTGACGTCCACCGATGGGCATGTTCCTCTGGTTATGCACTTTCTGCTGTTGCAGGAGGAGGCGCTGTGGGACGAGCAGAGGCAGCGGCTTTTAACAAGGCTAACATGGATACCAGTCAACCAACCAGACACAACAGGTCCGCAAGGCACAACATGCAAACTACCAACTGTCCTGCATTACCGATTAGTACCAACCAAGATTAGAACTTTCCTCAACGGATGTGCAATGGAAGAAGCCGTACCTGCAGCTGGGAAAGCTGGTTTAACTGGGAGAGCTGGTTCAGCATAGCAACCTGCTGTGGCCCAAACAGAGGGTTCAAGCCTCCGTTACTGGGAGGATACTTCAACAATGATGCTGGAACCTGGGGAGATAGGGGGAGGCCAAAGGATATTGATTACACCCAAGGATAAACTCCATGGCAAGTGGTGCCCAGGTGGGTCCTTTGTGAAAGGCGTGCGGCTCAGGGGGGAGGCGTGCGTTACCTGAGGGGAAAGCAACGGTGGAGGCACTTGAGTGCGGAGATTAGGCTGCGATGAGTTCAGAGGTTGTGCTGGAGGCTGCTGGGTGCTCCTGCCTTGTGCTGCTGCATTACTGCTACCGAACATGGGATTAACATTCTGAAAGGAGAGGGTCAGAACCGTTAAAACCCGCCAGTAAGGAGCTCACGAGGAGATTAACAAAAGCACagcacaggggggggggggggggcatgcaaCAGGCATTCTCCACACTCTTTACAAACGCTGTCTGAACTCACCTGCCTGACCAAATTCAAGTTCTGATGGCTGGCCGCTGGCATGGAGCCAGGGCCTTGGTTAGGTAGTGTACCGTTTGAAGGGGGAAGCTTCATGTTTTGATTAGAGGAGTACTGTACATGTTGGGGCTCTTCTGCTACAATGCCATCTGggacagacagggacagagacagctgCAGCACGCCAGCCAGCAAGCAAAGAGGGCAGCAAGAGACGCGGCAGAGTGGGTCGCAAGAAACCGGAGGAATAGCCAGGACCGCCACCAAGAAAGAAAAACCAAGACAGGACAGTGGAAAGGACAGAAGGGCAAGGTTAGACTGATAAGCTCCTAACTACAGAGGCTCAAAGCTGCAGTGCCCAGGACGCATGGATGTGCCTTTTTTCCAGTTGGCTGCCTCAATTAACACAAAACCATTTCAATTGTTCCAACCAAATTAAAGCCTGCCAGCATGGGGGAATGTATGGATAGTGGCACACATGAAAACCCAAGAAGCCCTGCAGCTTTGAAGAGTtacagtgagaaagagaaagatgagGACAGTGATTCTCAGTGGTCTACATCTCCTTTGACCAACTGTCATTCCCTGTCACTCGGGTGAGTAGAATTAACCCCAGATCAGTGTGCAATGCTTGCATCTCTGTTAAAGCAGCTGATTAACATGCACTAATGACTAAAGGTTCCTCCCCATTTAGTGGGGAGGGGGCGTTACAGATAGGGGACATTCGTGCACAAACCAACTTCAACATTAGCTGTGTTACTGACCTTATCAAAATAGGGGCTTCGCTCCATGGAAGACTCTTTGGACATCTGATGGCGTGATacagggctctttccaatcacaCCATTGTATTCTCCCATATTTAGAACAGGTTTGTCCACCTCCATGCGCTTATCTGCCAACATCCCTGCAAAGAGTCCAGTTGTGAGCAAATCAGGCACGAGGAATTCCCCCTTCTAAAAGGTACCATTTTAAGAGTACAGATaaaagctaaaataaataaaaactcacCACCAGACATTTCCATCTTACTGTTCTTCATAGCTTCTTCAGATTCCCTCTGTAAGAGGTACACAGGTTTTAAATACACATATTCCATACATATTCTTTCAATTTGTTAAATAGCTCACAGTTAGCAAATAAACATAGGCTTCCGAGAAACCATAGAAATCAGCCGATGTATTAAAACAAGCCCTGAAATGCATAAAGAGGTCTTACTGGGAAATTCATGTTGTTGAACTGCTTCACAAACTGATTCATCCATGCATCATCTTGCTTGTTGCCTCCTTTATTGACCTAGAAAGAACCGATCAATACACAAAATCACAAAGAGAGATTGGCGCTGTATGTCTTTCAGGAACATCACCGGCAGCTCGTGTGCACAAGCTGTCTGCAGAAAAAGATCACTGCTTTTGTAAAGGCTGGAGATGAACAATAACAATTTGACTGTCTTCTAGTGGCCTTCCACTCCATTAAAAAGACTGAAGATGGCCAACGATGCCCCACCTTTGGAGGCATCTTCTTCATATAGGACCAGTTCCCTTGCTGGTTCATGTCCTGAGACGGGGTGTTGTTCCACATCCCgatctccacctcctcctcttcctcccaggTTGGATGGCGAGGTCCCGCCATGGGTGTCTCCTCACCACACCAGTTGTCTTGCATAGGTTTGGGCCCTGTTATCAAAGGAAAAGTAGAATAAAATGAAAGTTCAAAGTTATCCTATGGTAACATTTATCCCAATCCCGCCGAGATAAAGAATTATGTGCTAGCTAGGCTGTCGCTCTGTCCTAAAAATAGACCCAAAGAATCTCAAGAGAAATTTGTACTAATTTTCtgccataaaaaaataaaaataataataaaacattaccGAAATGTATAATTATGGCTCAGTTATTTTCCTAATAAACCTGGAGCTAAATGACAGAAAGATGTTTGGCAAAGAAATTGATTAAGAAAAGAACCACAACcacaatccaaaaaaaaaagaagaaaaaaaaaaaaaaaaagtgaagatCATACCAATGCCAATGATGCCGctcatcatatatatatatatccagttACAATGTTCTTGGCTTCACCATTTGAAATATAAGCCCTACAAGGCTCCACGGATAGCATGACCCACACATGAACTTTATGTTTAGGTTACCTAGGAATACGGTCCAGACTAAACAATAACATGGcatgttgtttattgtttacCCATCTCTTTGCTACCGAGCTACGACCATGAGTGCAAAACGGATGAGTATAGAGTGCAGCTCGAGCTCCATAATTCACTCGGACAACGAGACTGCAAGTTCGAAGGCCTAATTATATATTCAAAATTTGACATTTTCCTGAGATTTGAACGAgcttcattttcaaaaaataaagtgATAAAAAAGTGACAGCCCTTGTATGTGCCTGCCTTAGACTCACCAGGTTTGTGGGGAGCCTGCTGTCCCACTGTGGGGCCTCCCCAGCTGCCAGCATTGGCATTCTGCCTTCCAGGCTCTTCCCAGCCGGGCCCAGTGTCTACAGGCTTGCCCCAGGCTGAGGTGCCGTTGTCCACAGAGACAGGGGGCCCTGCAGACTCCCATGAGGACTCAGATTTCTGTGGGGCTCCATATGGCTCTCCCCACCCTACAGAGAAGAGGAACACAGCTCAGGGTTAGTAGGATGCACCTACTGTCAATTTTAACATCTTAACAACCCTCCCTACTGCTTAAGCAGCATTGGgaattaaaacacaaacatagaATGTATACAGGACACATGGTTTTAAAGTGTTTTCAGGGATATCTGGGCTCAAATTACAAGCCACCATATAGCCATTGGCATGGATGCACCGAATTCAGGCCTTAAtgccatttaataaaataattaatattaggCGCCTGTCCTCAAGCTACGTAGCAACAAAGGTGGGACAATATTTAAAATTACAATCTGAGTAGCAACCTCAGACCTGGAGGCATCTGAACTGGGCTAGGGAACAGAAAAAACACAGCAATGTCTGTGCTCTGTGAAACTCACATGGTGCTACAAGATCAGAAAATTAAGACTACTAATCTGATTAACTACCTCACCGCATCGACTACAGTCACCCCACTGCGCATTATACATTCTTCAAAATGACAGGAAATGCTCAGCTGCCATTTGGCATTGAAATAAACAGATCTGAACACGAAGTCAATATGCAGTCCTTTGTTCTCACAAATAAATCAGAGGCAGAGCATTAATGTAATAGAATTTATTGCACAGGCCTAACAGATTGTTTTCTTGAAGACATCAGCATTGCTTCTCTGTCAAATCCCTCTGAACTTCTGTTCAATGCCAACTTTTTGCAATAGCAATGAAGATAAAAGATAATCAAGcaattaataaacataaaaatggaCAGTTGCTTAAATTACTTTGGGGTTCACATGTGAGGTCTGTACATTGGAGGTGCCTGCTAGGGCACAACAAAAAGGGCTTAAGTGCTAAAACTTTATGTACTCAAGGAAATCCACAAACAAACCACTTCAAATGCTTATAAATTCTACGTTCACTTGCAAAAGCTTGATATTTACGGAAGTAATTCCACCTTGGAATCGACCTAACAACTTCTAaattacaagcccagttccctggAAGTTTGAATTTTCATGGATGCCTAACACTAAATGGAAATACTTCTGACTGGGCAATGCAATTATAATTATTCTAATTGTTGAAAAATAAGACTAGTGTTATCGCCATCTCAGCTGTGAGGAAGGAACTTTTCATTGGCTTAGGTTGCAGGTCTGGTATTACAGTGAACCTTGCTAAGGTCACAGTCCTTATCCATACATGCATGCTTGTGCAAGGTTTGTTTACTCCTATGCTCAGCTGAAATTTCAACCCAACTTTTGACCATTGAAGTTTTTCACTTTCAGGTTCCAACTCATGCTCTGGattcttcttttaaaaatagCCCTGTTCCTCTTCTGCTGCTCATGTTCCCACCATATGACTGCACCATCAGCTGGGATGAAACTCAAGTCTTTCCCTGTTTGGCTGGAACTAATTTCCATGCAAGCACTTTTCTTTTCCAGAAACATTGCATTCATAGCCTACACCTTTTCTGCCAAAAGacgcaaaatattttttgtatacATTTCTCAATGTTTAAGAATCTCATGACAATCTTCAGTAAACAGTTCTCCACCCCTAATACAAAGGCTActcaaaaataacattaaaaataactCATTTCCAAGATTGAAAAGATTGGCTCCTGATATTTTATTTAGCACATTCACATTCTAGCATTTTCTACAAGTATGTGccatgttttggattcaaaacgGCACATATAGCCATAAGTTTGCATCCAGACAGTATGAAAGGTACACAGAATATACATTTAAAGAGGAGCACTTACCCAAGTTACAAGGCTTGTCCTTGCTGGACACAGCATTTGGGGGCAGCACAGGCTGTGGTGGGTGCGGCTGAGGCTGCTGCGGAGGGGCCATCGGAGGATCCTGCTCGCCCCCGCCGTTCTTGTTCCACATGTTCACATTGTTGTACTTGTACTTGTTGGGGTCTCCCCAAGCTGAAGTACCATCATCGATCTCCATTTTGCGCCTGACAGACTCAGGTGAGGGCTCTTCCCAGCCTGTAGATTCCTCCTCTTTCAGGGTAGATGGCATTGGGCCCCCCTGCCAGCCAGAAGGTTTGTTCGGGGCAGGGGCCGCTGGCTGCGATGCAGGGACTCCCCATGAGGACTGCCCTGTGGAAGCATCCTGTGGCTTGCTGCCCCAGTCTGGGGTGTCACAGGGTTTAGCAGAGTCGCCCCATCCGGAACTGCAGTGACTGGGCTTGGGGGGCTCTCCCCAGCCTTGGCTCTGATTGCTGGTTTTATTAGGCTCTCCCCATCCTTGCTTGTGATTTGTCTTGGTAGGCTCGCCCCAGCCAGTCGGACCACCGCTGTTGGGAGTGCTGCTCCCTCCACTGCCGCACCAGTTGTTGCCTGTGCCTCCCCTGCCCTGCTCGCTCCAGCCAGAGCCCGAGCGGTCACTGTCACTGTCGCAGCCTGCCGATCCTGGCTTTGGGGGATTGCCCCAGTGATTCGCAGGAGGGGGATCTGCTCCCCACCCCTCGCTGCCTGGTGCAGCACCCCAGCCCTGGTTTGACTTCTGTCCTTCAGTCCATCCCTGTTTGACCTTTTGTGCATTGTTCCAAGTAGAAGAAGCTCTCTCATCCTTGACGCTTCCCCATGACTGATTGCTCTTTCCTACTCCCGTGGTAGCAGCGTTGTCCTCCCAGCCTCCATCACCACTGGGGCGTTTGGCTTCTCCCCAACCAGGGTCAGGCTTGGGATCAGACCACCCAGATACTGATGAGGTTCCTTTGCCGTTGGTGCCAGGACCGTCCCCCCACCCGCCTGAGTTAGGTGCCTGGGAGCCGGAGCCACCCCAGGCGTCTGTCCCATTGTCCGCCTTTTTCTCAGCGTTAGAGGCGGCCACAGTGTCCCAGGTTGTGTTCTGCCGGACTGGGGTCTGACCCCACCCGGTGTTGGAAAGGACTCGGGGGTCCAGGTCAGTCCTGGTGATGGGGGTCTGCACCACTTCCTGGGTATTGCCCCTCCTCCGGTTGCTGGTGTGCTGTCCATCTCTGTCCCCGCGGCTGCTCTCGCTGCTACCCTCACTGCCAGTTGATTTGGCCCATGTGCCGCCCTGATTGTTCAGTTGGGACGCCTGCCCGGCTCCCCCTTCACCCAGAGCATCGTCCTCCAGGGACATCCATCCGTTTGTTCCCTTCCTGCTCCCGGTTATGCCTTCATTGGAATGCTGATTGTTGCTCGGCAGGGTGTTCCATTCCCCGTTGGAGATCTTAGTGCCAGTGTTtgaagaggaggacgaggaggatgAAGACGAGGATGATGACGCGCTGCCCCAAGGGCGAGGGATCCCTGTGGGGCCGACACCATTCCCCGCTCCCCATGGCAGGTTCTGGGAGGCTGTGGGTGCAGagccccaccctcctccacgCACCCCcatgccattattattattattcttaaaaGTAGCGCTTGCAGTTGATCCATTGACTCCAGACTGCATTAGAGTTGCATTCACAGTGTCGCCAACAGTTTGGCCTTTAGGGACAGAGCATTTGTCTCCAGAGTAATTGGAGTCTTGTGGAGTTCCCCATGCTGAGCCATAAGACCCACTGTTTATTCCCTCGCTGTTGCCATGCTGAGAAATGGAAGTGCCATTAGAAACTGAAGAGGCCTGGAGCTGAGGCGAGCTCCCTGTACCCACGTGCCAGGCTCGGTGCCCTGTGGGAAGTTCATTCATCTGCATTGAACCAGTAGAGTTTGGTAAACTAGAGGTCATCATGTTAGTAGTGTTATTTGGTCCATTCAATTCAGTGTTAAGGTTTTGAGGTTGCCCGTTTAACGAAACCTTACTTGTACCATTGACTTCAGACTCTGTATTGTTGTCCTGGAGGCTGCCCCAGGGGGTGTGGGTGGAGAGGCCCATCTTAGAGTTAATACTCTGGCTGCTGGGCGTTTGACCTATGGTGCTACGTTGAGTATTGGTGCCACTGTTCCCATTCCCAACAGGCCCATGTGGATTATGCCCACTGTTTTCCAAAACAGGCCAGGCACCATGGTTGGCATTTGGGTTCAAAGTGCTTGGATTTATACCTCCATTGGTTGAGGAACCTAGGGTGCCCCATGCATTTAATTTACCATGGCTACTTTCGGGTAATTTGCCATTGGGATTCTCCCCAGGGCTTTGACATGTGCTTAGCATCGAGCCATGGGATAAGCCCCAGGGTCCCTTAATACTCCCATTGCCCACATTATTGCTGCCATTTGCAACCATAAAATGAGAACCATGTCCATTTCCTTGTCTATTGCCATTGCTGTCACCGCCAGCGCTCCCAGAAGCCATTATACTAAGGTTTTTCTCAGACCCAGAGCTTGAGGCAGAGTCAGCATCCATACATTCTGTGGCTAACTCTGGGTCACTACCAGTGATAGAAGGCCAGGCTTCCTTGTCGCAGCCGTCTACAATAACTTTATCCCAAGTGGTGTTTGAGTCACTGCCAGGAGAACCAGAACTCCAATGGGAATTTTCATAATGAGAGCCAAGAGCACTGTGATTCAACTCTGTggagacaaaaaagaaaaaaggaaaaacattaaaactcAAACAAATGTAGAATTATTAGGCCAGGATGCTGTTAAAAAATAACAGCAAAGCCAGAAACAGGACAACAATtacaaaaaggaaattaaaaagaTGAGGTCTAATGTTACATATATGAAAGCCATTAGAAGTAGTTTTGAGGACAGTGATCcagtagaaaaaaaagaaacaatataaaTTAAGACTTTGGGAACTGGATACCAAATATAAccaaagaaaattatttttttataaaattgaAACCAAAACACTTGACGGTCCATCATTAAATACTGATCTGCGCTTGCTCAAAGTCATCGCAGAGCTGACGGTGCATTTCTCCATGAGCAAACGGATGTGTGTGACGAGTTGGTGGGACACACAGCCTGCTGATCTACAGCACAAAAGGCCTTCCCCTGGAGCCCGAGCCTGGCCGGCACTACAGCGCAGCTGTCACCATTTTGTAGCAGCAGCGTGGGCTCCGCTATGTgcacaggggggaggggggaggggggaacaggAGCAGCAGCCAGAGAGCGTTCCCTTCTCAGAGCGCGATCCCCACAGCTCTGCAGCGGGGCTTTCTCCCAGAGACGCCCTCGTCCCCAGCGGCTGAACCTTCACACGCTGTCTCTTTCTTCTGACATCGCACCCGTAATAAGCTTCATTTCTGCTCGTCTTGCACACACTTTCCCGAGCGcaacaagatggctgccaagGTGCTCCAAAGCACACCCTCGTGCCAAGAGTGACATTCCCCTTCTCTGCCTCATTGCGAGCTGAAACTTTGAGCCTTCACTGCCAAATCCCTGCTACCCTGATCAATGACCAAAGCTCACTGCTACGCTCgcatactgtgtgtatatatatatatatatatatatatatatatatatatatataaataaatagaagagTTTGAAGCTTTTTAGGAAAAATTAAGGGCAGCTTCCACAATTAGTTGATTTTTGACATCTCACCAACCACAATGTTCACATTTGCAATGTACGATTTGCAGGGGTGAAATGTGCGCGAACGCATTTATGGGTCACATGCTACACTAAGAGTCCGTTTGACAAATGACTGGAGGAGTGCTAAACATTTTAGCACACAATTAGCTGCTACAGATGCTTTTCATCTCCTTTATGTCTGAGCAGCACGGGGAAACATGCCAAAGAACAACTGCTCCACCCCCcgaacacaacacagacacacattatgCTTCGCC from Conger conger chromosome 2, fConCon1.1, whole genome shotgun sequence encodes the following:
- the LOC133111630 gene encoding trinucleotide repeat-containing gene 6A protein-like isoform X1 gives rise to the protein MEERKKRKDEKKKKEAGLKKASEQKNKVPEHIKSSLSQPQPANPKSDASTVTSTVSNAKRAPASSHPQVPPRYPAREVPPRFRQHEQKQLLKRGQPLPLPAATLGSPAPLATAQTGGAALASEPPFLSSANANLPGMPPIRDLASHSPNQTELNHSALGSHYENSHWSSGSPGSDSNTTWDKVIVDGCDKEAWPSITGSDPELATECMDADSASSSGSEKNLSIMASGSAGGDSNGNRQGNGHGSHFMVANGSNNVGNGSIKGPWGLSHGSMLSTCQSPGENPNGKLPESSHGKLNAWGTLGSSTNGGINPSTLNPNANHGAWPVLENSGHNPHGPVGNGNSGTNTQRSTIGQTPSSQSINSKMGLSTHTPWGSLQDNNTESEVNGTSKVSLNGQPQNLNTELNGPNNTTNMMTSSLPNSTGSMQMNELPTGHRAWHVGTGSSPQLQASSVSNGTSISQHGNSEGINSGSYGSAWGTPQDSNYSGDKCSVPKGQTVGDTVNATLMQSGVNGSTASATFKNNNNNGMGVRGGGWGSAPTASQNLPWGAGNGVGPTGIPRPWGSASSSSSSSSSSSSSNTGTKISNGEWNTLPSNNQHSNEGITGSRKGTNGWMSLEDDALGEGGAGQASQLNNQGGTWAKSTGSEGSSESSRGDRDGQHTSNRRRGNTQEVVQTPITRTDLDPRVLSNTGWGQTPVRQNTTWDTVAASNAEKKADNGTDAWGGSGSQAPNSGGWGDGPGTNGKGTSSVSGWSDPKPDPGWGEAKRPSGDGGWEDNAATTGVGKSNQSWGSVKDERASSTWNNAQKVKQGWTEGQKSNQGWGAAPGSEGWGADPPPANHWGNPPKPGSAGCDSDSDRSGSGWSEQGRGGTGNNWCGSGGSSTPNSGGPTGWGEPTKTNHKQGWGEPNKTSNQSQGWGEPPKPSHCSSGWGDSAKPCDTPDWGSKPQDASTGQSSWGVPASQPAAPAPNKPSGWQGGPMPSTLKEEESTGWEEPSPESVRRKMEIDDGTSAWGDPNKYKYNNVNMWNKNGGGEQDPPMAPPQQPQPHPPQPVLPPNAVSSKDKPCNLGWGEPYGAPQKSESSWESAGPPVSVDNGTSAWGKPVDTGPGWEEPGRQNANAGSWGGPTVGQQAPHKPGPKPMQDNWCGEETPMAGPRHPTWEEEEEVEIGMWNNTPSQDMNQQGNWSYMKKMPPKVNKGGNKQDDAWMNQFVKQFNNMNFPRESEEAMKNSKMEMSGGMLADKRMEVDKPVLNMGEYNGVIGKSPVSRHQMSKESSMERSPYFDKNVNPMFGSSNAAAQGRSTQQPPAQPLNSSQPNLRTQVPPPLLSPQVPASLLKYPPSNGGLNPLFGPQQVAMLNQLSQLNQLSQLQRLLLQQQKVHNQRNMPIGGRQQQEHQGRALGSSQQMMQPPRHLDPSMMKQQPSPQPSSLHQSGLKSYLENFMPPNAAELQKEQSALGSFSNFPLGGFAPPPSVGHGDSLLHQAAKHPMISAQHAPGYPPAGANHSHSFHSPPQSNGHAAPGSPIHPRAGRTFGSHESNCVSARGLNSNLNVNNLDIGSISYKEPQSRLKKWTALDNSPLDQNSGKTGAISSGLRLEDSPFGPYDFMNTSNSPVSPPGSVGDGWPNRAKSPHGSSNVNWPPEFRPGEPWKGYPNIDPETDPYVTPGSVINNLSINTVRDVDHLRDRNNGSTSSLNTTLPSNSAWSSIRASNYSGSLSSTAQSTSARNSDSKYTWSPGPVTNTSLAHELWKVPLPPKGITAPSRPPPGLTGQKPPSSWDSNSMRLGGWGGSDSRYTPGSSWGDNSSGRTTWLVLKNLTPQIDGSTLRTLCMQHGPLITFHLNLPHGNAVVCYSSKEEAAKAQKSLHMCVLGNTTILAEFASEEEISRFFAQGQSMTASPGWQSLGASQNRMGSMEASHPFPNRNDPNHWNGAGLSGGGGGDLHGTSLWGAPNYSSSLWGNPSSSEGRGLSSPSPINSFLPVDHLAGGGDTM